The segment GTCAGCACCGAGGACACTTGAACTCTGAGTGATGTTAACATCATGTAACAATCACTCTTCCCCTCTCCTAAATGTAGGTTTATCCTTCATAAGTTTTATGGTCGTATGAACCCAGGAGAGTTCAACAACCCCAGACCGGGCTCGCAATGTACCATTCTCAGCAATACGCCCCTTCCAAAAGCATCTGTATCATCTATTCATGACATGATCTGCCCAGCTTTCAGGACAGCAATGCAGATGCAAAGAGTTCTCCCGTCAAAAGTAAAATTATAACATCCTCTTTTAATAACCAGAGTCTAATGCTTAGATTCTGATTCCGTTTCTCATGATACCTCATACAATGAGAGGGTGAATCCTACCCAACCCTAGAACCAAAGGCCAATACTTGAACGATAGTCTATGAAAATTATCACCAAAGAAGTTATCAGCTGTTTGCCTCTTATAAAAAGGCCAGGTAATATCGCATAACTAGTATATAAAACACCCATTCCCTCTCTGGAGAATTGACTCTGGAGAAGTCTCTAGCTGTGTTTGTGTCCACAGTGTCCATCATTTtcgcatgtgtatatacacatgtggtcgtgCTCGGTCATATACTCACAGAGACTACACTTCACCTCTGGATGTCACTTCTCAGAATGCCAGGGATGCAATGTACACTGTGTTTTGAGTCAGTCCTACTGGAACTCACCAATTCAACTACACTGGCTGAGGAGGAAGCCCCAGAGATGCACGTCTCTCTTGCTGTCCCCTGCACTGTGATTAGAAGCATGTGTCACCACAGTGTGCATGGGTTCTGAGGagggaacccaggtcctcatgcggGGAAAGAGCAGGGACTGTATGACTGAGTTCGCTCTTTGTTCCTTGTTCCCTAGTAAAACGTATGTAGAATTTTCAGTCACTGAATGTGACACTGTTATGCCTATTCCATGTCCCCTGGAAGTTCCTGGCATGTCAGTGCAGTCTAGCCTAGGACGGTTATAGTCATGTGCTCACACTCCAGTCTGTGGTCCTATGTGTCCCTAGAGGCGTCACTGTTTGAGGATTTAGCATCTCGTGGTCTGTTATTCATCTTTCTTACGGATGTGAGCAtttccctttgctttctttcGCACAGTATATATTCGAAGTATAGTACACCGATATGCCCATCATATACATTAATTATCGTTGATGTGTGATCTGAGATTTGCTTACTTCCTTTtccactttgttttttatttttgctgaCACACTCCTCCTGAGAGGCTGAGGGAATGCACCTCTGTTCTTAAACAGAGATCAGATCTCACGCTGCACAGTGTGAGGTTTCACTGTGCTGTGAGGCAGGCACTGGGTCAGGGGAGCAAGCCTAGTCCCTGTTGACGAGAGTTTCAAAGGGATGATGAATTTCTTTGAGCATTTCATTTGTTTGAAAATGTTGGgtattcctaatttctctcccaaTGGACAGTTTACTCATTAAATGGTTAAAGTATTACGAATGAAATCTGGAATAAGTGAGTTATGCTAGGAAAACAGGTACTCGCATCTATGTCTTAATTTACCAGCTCGATCCGATTCGCTGACTGTGATTGCCAAGACGTCCTAATTATCTTTGACAACTGGCTCCTGGCCAACATGGACTTTTTGACTACAGAGAAAATTACTAATATAAACTCTCAGATCACACATTTAACACCACACAGTTATCTTATGGACTTAGATCACAGAATGGCTGCAGAAGAGTGAAAGAGTTGCCATTGGAGTTTAAAGAGACcagacagaaggcagagacagaaggattacagacacacagacagactgaATACAGGTGGTTAGAGGAGCTGCCAAGGGAGCTCATGGAGAGCTGCAGGGCTGCACCAGGCCTCAGCACTGAGTGAACTGCACAGGTGAGGTGCAGGACTGAAGATCCAGCAGGTGAGATGCAGACCCACATTAGCATGAGCAGCAGATGAGCTGTCAGACAGTGATTCAAGGAGGAGACATTAGCAGTGTGGTTGGAGCTGAGGGCTTAAGATGGCCAGGAGTTCTCTGCCTGCAGGTTCCCTGACACACAGACAGCCAGGGGACAAGTTTGTGGTGACATAACTATTGCAGGATCAGGTGGCCTCCTCAGGGCTCCAGGCGAGGGTGAGATAAATCCTCAGAGCTGGTTTCTGATGTAGTTTGAAATGCACTTGTGCTCAGTGATTCCCACCTATTTTGATAACTGTGGAGGCGACATATTTTTACTTTGTGGAGTAAGGTAATTATCAGCCTCTGCaccagagagggaactgggtgggcaTGTGTCTCTGAGTAAAGTAAGGTGTCATGTCCTCCAATGTCTGCATTGCACTCAGGAGGGAGCCAACTGCAGCTTGTAAAATGGAGTCACCCAGGGCAAGTCCTTGTTTTACGCAGTGAGGAGTAATTGAGAGCCATGCCGAGCTTGATCTCTGCAGTGCTATCAGGTGAGTGTCAGACAGAAGAAGGATCAGAGCAAGAGAAAGTCATCATAGCAACAGCCTAGTGCACCCTGATGCCCTGGTTGGTGAGGCTCTGACAGCCATCAGTCTCCTGAGTTCCTACCAATCTGGTTCAAAGTCAGCAGCAAGGTTTTCTGAGATGTCATGAGAAATATGCGCCTTTGCTGGAGAAGCCACAGAAATATGTTCAAGATTCCTCCAATACAGCTGGTGATGGGGACTGAAGTTCATactgaagaggaaggggagcagcaggaagCACCTAGGACAAAAGGGGTGTGGCTTAGAGTGTGAGCCTGGGCATCAGCTGCAGCCCCCACTCTACTCCCCCACATCACAGACCATGGAACCAGTTACCCAATCCTTCTCTCTTTCACTTTTCCTTCTAGAACTTTCTGCCACTGTGAGCTCCACTATGATAAGACTTCAGATGTTTCTGGAGTTGTAAGTGTAGTGAAACAAAgatagtaaataaaacaaaataaaaagaaatatgaaaaactcAGCAAATATGAAAGGTGAGCAAAATATAGCAGAGATTTTGTATTTGTTGgtctttttaatttcatgttagATGTGGAAAAAGCCTCACTTTATCCCCCAAGCTGGACTTGAGCTTAGTGCACAATCTACTGCATTCCTGGATTAttttggcaatcctcctgtctcagctttccacatatgggaattgTAAGACTgaccaaatatatacatgtaaagtAAAAATGTTCAGACAACATGTTATTCAAAAGTAATTATATTGACTTAAATACGGGATGTCACCTGATGTTAGATGTAAATCTTTTACCTCCCTATGCCTATACAGAATATTTTTAGATCATATTCAAATAGCTAGAACATTGAAATCTTCATCACATTCCTGTATTTCAGCTCGAGACTGTGTGCCAAAAGCTAACAACCACAGTGGTGGACACTTGGTTCACATTTACTGCATAAACACAGGTGACTTCAACTTCAGAGGACAGAGACATTGGAATCATGGTTACACACGCACTAAACTGTGGCTAAGTAGAGTGGCCaagttaaataaatgaatgtttttattgttctctttgttcttaaTACAGATGTAACTAAgcagcccaggttgaccttgaacttggtgACCTCTATGTGGGCCTCCTGAGTGCAGAGATTACAGGTCTGTCCCACAACCTCAAGTCCTTAAAAGATCTGCTCATTGTGATCCTTCTGTCTTAAGTGTTGGCCTAAGCTAGGAGCTATTAAGGTATAGACTTGGCCCTACTTATTAGAATTATTGTGTGATGTTGGATCATGTCATCCACAGAAAGCAAACAGACTTTACTCACAGTCTTGAGAGAACCATTTCTTGGATATGAGGAGAAATCCCCTCATTTCCATTTTCCTTGAATCTTATTTGGATCCATGGATTCTCTGTTCCCTCAGCAGGACTTTACTGTTTCATCCTCCTCTGACTGCAGAGTTAAACTGACTCTGGTGCCTCCTGTACCCAACCATCATCATCTCCAACATTACCATGGAGTGAGGGCTGAAGACTAAGCTGAGACTTCATTCTAatagacagagagacactgaAATAGCTAGTGGCTTGGATTAAACAAACCACTGGGACCTGTCTCCAAAGTTCTTACCTGATTTATAAACCAAGAAGAAGAGTGAGAACACAGCCCTTTCCTTACCTAATTTTTTTCACTCCCATAGCAACCACAATCAATGCAAGGAAGATTGCTGGAATCCCAAATATAATTAGATAATGGGTGGTAGCTGTAGGCTGGGTGCTATTCCCTGTAGATGTACTCTGGTTGGTAGATGTAGGTTGGGTGGTATCTGGTACCTTTATTGTTGGTCCTAAAAAAAACATCAGGAAAAAATAGTAACGAAGCTAAAAACACCCCTTGATCAGTAACTTCTCTCTGGGCAGCCCAGAGAATTCAAATGTGGTAAATATTTTCCCAAACCCTGGAGTAGAGTGTATATTTAAGATGTCCTTACAGAGTTTGTTCCATTATCAAAGAAAGCAAATGTCTACTGAATCATCAAAAATGTAACATTTTTCCTGTGGTTAGAACTTTCTGGTTGATGGCATAATTGGGGGTGTTTAATTGTGCcgagaaaaataatgaaaccttCAAAAGTGATGTTAAAGCTGGTGGAAGGGCAGCTATTCTGAAGCAAGAAAAGGCTGGAAGTTTACAGTGATGCACACAGACGTGGGGGCTCACTAGCAGGCCATTTAGAGCCTGGGCCACTGCTCAACTGGGAAGGAGAAACATTGAGAGGTGTAGTGGATGGGCTTGAAGCTGCTTGTATTCAAATGTTAATTTGAGACCCCGAAACTGATTAATTGCACTCTACCCCCAGTTAATTGTGATTGATAAATAAAGATACCAAcaaccaatagctgggcagaagagacataggtggggtagAGGTTTTGAGAACCTTGAAGAGAGAGGATTACAAGGAGGAGTTAAAAAGAAGAAGCTACCCTGGGCTAGAGGAAGGTGCTAGAGGGAGTAAGGAGAAGCAGCGATGGGATAATGGTCAAAAGAGCATGCACATTTGGAGACCAGAAGGAACATATTAAATAGTAAGCAATAGCTCGGGGTTATCGATATGAAACAGATTCTAACAGcctggagggtaggcagctgcccagctattgtgctaCATGAGGGTAGTTAAAACGATAAAGCCTTTCAGTGTGTCTCTGTAATAATACTACGATCAAGTCAGAGTGGAAGACTCAGGCCAGGATTTAAATTTTCTACTACAGGGAGGTGAGATGGGGAAGAGAATTCCTAGTGGCCATCACTGACTCCCCACATAGGAAGACCACCTGAAATGACTCATGCAGACTATCAAACTTTCCATTGTGCATAAATCCTTACAAGTAAATAGAGAAGTcattaaaattttcatatacCCCAATCCCCATGTGGATGCTTCCTTGTTGTCATCTTATTAACTATTTACTTGTCAATTCTCTGGAGTCTGTCAACAATTTCTTGAGGCACTGACTGAAATCTCCCGTGGAGAGGAACTTGAGACTTAGGCCTACTTCCTTGTTATTCCCCCATTGACTCATGGTCTTGATAGCATTAGGCTGATTTTCTCTCCAGGTCATATTTTTTGGATAAAAGTAGAAGGGATACTGTCTATCAATCATGAAGGTCCAGCATCCATCCATGAATTCTCCTTGATTATATTGAGATTGTACAGCAACCTGCAAGGTGTGATTACCTGCAAATGACACCCAACACCATCATTTTCCACCCTTTATAGAATCATCCTCCCTCAATGATCCAGTTGCTCTCTGCATGCTTAGGGTCTGTATACTTTCCTCCTTGGTTTGCTGTTTCTTACACATTGGGTACCATGTACCTCAAGGTTGGGTCAATATTCAGCTCTTACATGCAGACACATCCACAACCCCTTCCTGCATACgctctgttcttcctcttccttattcATAATCTCTATCTTTGCATTCTGTCTCATACTCACCCTTGGACTGATCAAATAGCCCTGACTCCAGGTTTGTCATCTTCTGAAAAATGTCTTTCAGGCTTTGGTTCAAATCAGCACACACCTTAGTGCCATTTCCCTTCTTTTCAGGTTTACACACAGGTGAGTTCTGTCTTACATCATCAAAACAAAGGAGAGTTTTTCCATTCACTGAGCATTGTCCAGGTGAGGATCTGTACTTGACAGTAAAGTTACAACTTAGAGAGTCTGCACCTGTGAGAGAAACATGCAGGTGAAGTCCAAAGTGGGAGCAGGGATCCATAGGAGTCACAGTTTCCTTGTACTCCGAATCTCTCTGATGGATCAGGAAAAGAAGCCTCTAATGAAGAAGTCCAGCAGCTTCTGTATCTTAATTCTACCCCATATTTAACTGTCTTATTATTCCTGAAAGGCATATATGTCACCAATGTGATTTGTCTTGGAAGTACTTTTAGTGACTATTATCAGGTAGTAAAGAATAAAGTATGTCAGATAGCATCCATGTTCCTGGGATGAAAACCTATCTGAGCACACAGGGGGAAGGGAGGCATCATAGTACACATGGAAATTTGACATGGAGCCTGATGTTCAGGGAAGCTCCTGAGGCAATGTCCCAGCTTGTAAAGCCAGACcagtgaggctagagagatggcacagaggatggggcactggttgctcttgaCAAAGATCTAGATTTATTCCCTGAAACCACGTGAttgttcacaactgcctgtaactctattttgggggggggggt is part of the Rattus norvegicus strain BN/NHsdMcwi chromosome 1, GRCr8, whole genome shotgun sequence genome and harbors:
- the H60bl1 gene encoding histocompatibility antigen 60b-like, coding for MAKGATSKCNHFLTLSLLVLLSSLDTMQVDGADSLSCNFTVKYRSSPGQCSVNGKTLLCFDDVRQNSPVCKPEKKGNGTKVCADLNQSLKDIFQKMTNLESGLFDQSKGNHTLQVAVQSQYNQGEFMDGCWTFMIDRQYPFYFYPKNMTWRENQPNAIKTMSQWGNNKEVGLSLKFLSTGDFSQCLKKLLTDSRELTSK